The stretch of DNA TGGGCGATACCCGCAGCTACACGGCCCTGCTACCCAAACGCTATACCGACAACACCACAGCCCGCGAAACGGGTGGCAGCTATGCCTCTCCGCTGCGTAATCTTGCGCTTACCCTCGATGCGCTCGTAGAAACCGACCGTAGCAACCTTCAAATTCCGACGCTGGCACGCCAACTGTCGGGAGCGTTGCGGCAAAATACGTACCTGAACACGCAGGAAGCAGCCTTTGCCTTTCTGGCTCTCGGTAAATTAGCCCGTCAAAACGCCGGAACTACGACTACGGCCACGCTTTCGGCAGGCGGCAAATCGCTCGGCAGTATGACCGATGCCTTTCTCAATGTGAAACGGCTTCTAACAAACCAGCCACTTCTGTTGAGTGCAAAAGGATCGGGCAACGTGTATTATTTCGTACAAAGTGAAGGTGTGCCACAAGCAGGGCAAATTGCCGAAGAAGACAACGGTTTACGCGTCCGGCGGCAATACCTCGACCGCAACGGCCAACCCATCAGCGAGGTTCGTCAGAATGATTTAGTAGTGGTGAAGGTTACGGTAGCCAGCACCAACGGCCTGAATATCGATAACGTAGTAGTAACAGATTTGCTGCCCGCCGGACTCGAAGTCGAAAACCCGCGCCTGACAGAACAGCGCGATATGGACTGGCTAAAAGGCGCAGCTACCCCCGACCATTTCGACCTGCGCGACGACCGAATCAATTTCTACACGTCGGCCACGGGTGCGGAGAAGGTGTTTTATTATCAGGCGCGGGCCGTATCAAAAGGTCGTTTTGTACTTGGCCCGGTATCTGCCGATGCCATGTACAACGGCGAGTACCGCAGTTATCACGGAGCTGGGGTGGTAGTAGTGAGGTGAATAAACTCCACAATATACGTAGAGTAAATGCCCAACATTCCAGGCGTTTTGCTGGTTAATAAGCTGTAAGACGAGGTGGTACGCTTTTTGAACCATATTGTTTATTCTTACTCAACTACAAAACGTTATGAAACGCAGAACTTGGACCGTAGCCGCCCTGTTGGCCGCCACGATGGGGCTTTCTTCCTGTGCCACTGTTGAAGGCTGGCTCTATGGTGATAACCAGGCCAGTCGGCGCGAGATAGTCGCCACGAATAGCCGCGATTCGCGCAGCCGCACTACCGACAATGAGTATGACCGGCGCGATAGTCGCAATAACGACCGTTCTGACCGCAGCGACGAACCCGGTCTGTTCAGTAGTAATCGGGAGCGGAATAACGACCGCGACAACGAAAGAGGCCAGGCTGGTCGTCGTAGCAGCGATGACCGGATGAGTCAGAGCAGAAATTCGGCGTACAATAACCGATACAATACCGGCAACGATTACGATAGTGACCGCCCAAGCCGGATGTCGGGCAGCAGTTCGTATAACAATCGCTACAGAGATGATCGCGATACGCGTATGAACGACGACCGGGAGCGGTATGCGTCTAACGACCGTTTCGACAGCCGTAGCCGTAATTCATCTGATGAGCGTCCATCAAATCGCTATGACGACCGGGACTCATATAACGATAGTCGCAATAACGACCGGGACCGGAATAATGACCGTAACAACCGCGATGACGACCGCGACCGGATGGACAGCCGCGACCGCAATCGCGATGACCGGAACAATGACCGCTACGACGACCGTCGCAGTTCGTATGATGACCGCGACCGCAACCGCGATGACCGTAGGGGCTTGAGTGATCTCGTCAATCGAGATGATAACCGCGATGATCGGAACCGCATGGACGACCGGGATAACGACGACCGCGACAAGCGTGATAACCGCAGTCAACTGCGCGACGACCGCGACAGCCGGGATGATCGCTCAGACCGAATGGATAACCGCAGCGACCGTCGGAACAACCGCGACGCCGACGAGTTTGACAACGACCGCCGTGATTTGGCCGACCGTGTTTCGGAGCAAATAGACAAGGTTGACGAGCGGCTGGACGAAGCGAAGGCTGACGTGAAAGACGAAAGCCGCAAAGCCAAAAAAGAACGCGAAGACCGCATCAGAGATCTTGAAGACAAACGCCGTCAATTAATAGACTCGTACTACAGAGTACAACGCTCTACCGGCAATGACTTCAAAAAAGTAAAGCGCGACACCAACCGCATGGTTGACGACGTGGAAGACGCACTGGAAAAATTAGTCGACAAGGTCGATAAGAAGTGATAAGCAGTACATGGCGCGAGCGTTTGATCGTGCCTTTTATGTAGCCAGCATTCGCTGGCATGACCGGGTAAATACTCGATACATAAAAGGCACAAGCAAACGCTCGCGCCAGTTTGAGCCGTTCGGGCTGTTATCTTTGCGGCATGGCATTGATAAAACCGGTTCGGGGCATTGCACCCCAGTTTGGCGAAAATTGCTGGTTCGCCGAAAACGCGACCATTGTGGGCGAAGTAACGTTTGGACGAGACTGCACCGTCTGGTTCAACGCTGTAGTGCGGGGCGATGTCAACAGCATTACGATTGGCGACCGCACCAACATTCAGGATGGGGCCGTAATTCATTGCACCTACCAGCGGTATAAAACTACTATTGGCAGCTTCGTATCTATTGCACACAATGCTGTAGTTCACGGCTGTACGCTTGCCGATAACGTATTGATTGGTATGGGAGCCATTGTGATGGACGGGGCAGTGGTAGGTGCAGGGAGCATTATTGCCGCCGGAGCCATTGTTACACAAAACACCATTGTGCCACCCGGTTCTATCTATGCAGGTAATCCGGCCCGGTTTCTGAAGGCAGTGTCGCCAGAACAGGCTGAAATCTTCGCCCGCACGGCCAATAACTACGTCATGTACGCCGACTGGTTCAAAGAATGAACGATTTTCTAATTTATCTCCGCTTAGGTTTCGACCACATCACCGACCCCAGTGGCTACGACCATATCCTGTTCGTAGTAGCACTTTGCACGGTTTATACGCTCCGCCAATGGCGCCAGGTGCTTATTCTGGTTACGGCCTTTACGGTTGGGCACTCCATTACGCTGGCGTTGGCAACACTTCAGCTTGTTCGTTATGACACAGCCGTTATCGAACTGCTGATACCGATCACTATCCTGATTACGGCCATTACCAATTTCTTTTTTAAAGAACAGAAATCGCGCTCACTGAGCAAGCCGAAG from Spirosoma montaniterrae encodes:
- a CDS encoding HupE/UreJ family protein; translation: MNDFLIYLRLGFDHITDPSGYDHILFVVALCTVYTLRQWRQVLILVTAFTVGHSITLALATLQLVRYDTAVIELLIPITILITAITNFFFKEQKSRSLSKPKPFNQAWRYGLALVFGLIHGLGFSNYLRSLLGREASILQPLLAFNIGLELGQLLIVGLVLGIAYVTIEVLRRSRLRWTLIVSGIVAGMALSLIINNELLN
- a CDS encoding gamma carbonic anhydrase family protein, yielding MALIKPVRGIAPQFGENCWFAENATIVGEVTFGRDCTVWFNAVVRGDVNSITIGDRTNIQDGAVIHCTYQRYKTTIGSFVSIAHNAVVHGCTLADNVLIGMGAIVMDGAVVGAGSIIAAGAIVTQNTIVPPGSIYAGNPARFLKAVSPEQAEIFARTANNYVMYADWFKE